The nucleotide window CAGTTAAAATGTTGGTATATAATTTTCCAGATgttaatacatgtatacataaagTTATATGCTCTTTATAACAAATGAAATCAGagaaagatgtattttaaaaagttaaaaactttttcttaatcTCCCGTTCAACCCCACCTCCCAGAGATAACGAATGTTAATAGTCTGGTGTACATCCTCCTCCAACTCTGTTCTCCAAGATTATAGAAACACATGCAGACATATATATAcgattttttgtaaattttacaaaaatgggatAATAGAAAGCATtacttttttaactttacatGCACTTACGTCATTCAGTCCTAATCAGAGACCCACAGGTAAAAACTGAGATTCAGTTATAGTACAAGGTTATATAATAAGTGGCAAAGTAGGACTTAACCTGAGATCTTTCTGGTCTATCTTGTTGGTTTCAGAAACTCAACGGAGGTTTTAAAAGACATACTCAGATTCTTCTGATGACAGAGTAGCGCAGAAGGCAGACCTGATGTCAGAGGGCTGTCGTGGTGGGGGGAAATACGAGGGGGGAATGGACTAGGATTGGGAGGATGGAGGTAGCCAGACTCGAGACCCGGGgcgaggggggaggggcagattTATACCCATTTAGAGTGACTGGATTGGTCAGCCCGGAGCCAATAGGCTATGGGGCTCCACCCCTGGCTCCACCCTCTTCCTCCAGGGATTACCCTAAACCACTGAAGAGTTGGCCGCTATTTCCTGTTCTAGAACATTCTGTGCCTAGGAGCCGGCTCCCCTGGCATGGGACAAACCATTGTGGTGGGGAGGGACTTTTTTGACTTGATTATAAGCGCTTCATTTTCTTGGTTCTAAGTCTTTTCTGACCActtttgtttcttccctcctttAAGGGCTTTCAGCCATATGGTGGTGGGTTCCCTTATATCCTGTGGAGGGGCAGAGGACTtcctcaccccctccctcccacccccgcaGTCTCTGGAAATTGGAACAGTCCCAGAGTACAAGCCTCCAGGCTTGCCCCCAGGCCTTCCTTTCCCTGGAgccctgggaaggagagaggcgCTATTCTCTCTTTGAGCCTGGTGGCTGGGCGTGCTTGGCCGTACTTCCTCAGTCCCCTGGCTAAAGAGGTGAGTTAGGGGTAGGACGGCGTCCTAAAGCTGGATACGCCCTCGGGGTCATTATGAGGATATGGTCCGTGGGGGGgtaaggggaggggaggagaagggtggggggcaaggggaggggaggggtgggggtaggaggagCTACGGGAGAGGGGAGGATACTACAGGTTGATCCATCCTCACAGCGGCAGCGAAACCGCTAAGGCCCTACGCCATCATGGCCTTGAAACCCGAAGACCCCTGTGGTGGGTTCCAGCATGCCAGGGTGGTGGCCTTCGTCAATGAGAAGATGGCCGAGCACGTGAAAGGCCCTGAGTTCTATATCGAGAATATGTTCCTGTCCTGGGAGGAGGTGGAAGACAAGCTCAAGGACATCCTGGAGGACGAAGAGATGTCCAGCCAGGCCAAGGAGGCCTGTGCCTggggctgcctggccctgggaATACGCTTCGCCCGCAGGCGGGAGCAGTTACAAGGGCGCAGGTTGCAGTGGCTGCAGGACTTCTCCAAACTGCACAGGTCGGCCGCGGAGGCCTTGGCCTCAGACCTGAAGGAGCTCACGGCGCAGCGGGAGATGGAGCGGGAGGATTCGGCCTTCCGGCTGCGGAGGGCTCAGGCCAACCTCGCCGAGGTGCAGAAAGAGCAGGGCGTGCTGAGATGGAAGCTCTTTCAGGCCGTAAGATTACCTGACTGATCCTCGCCCAGTTCCCCcgccccactcccctcccctcccttccccgaGAACACGTCTCAGCCCTGCACATTTCTCTCCAGGAGCTGAAGTATCACGAACAGGTAAAAGCCCAATGGGCTGGGACAGACAGAGCacatgaggaggaagaggcagcgaTGGCGgttgctgctggtgctgctgaaggaggaagagagcagAGGGGTGTCGAGGCAGGGGCTACCTTCACAGAGGCTGCACAGGAGCTGAATGGAGGCTTCCTGCAGCTTCTCGGAGATACGGAGGAAAATTACACctctggaggggagagggagggaaatctCAGGTCAGTGGAAACAGCCATGTTTTCTTCCTCTGGGATCCAGGAGCCCCAGGCCAACACCTCAGGGGACCTCCTTCCTGTCCAGCTCCCTCCTTCATTCACATACACATACTCATCCCCTTTGACCCCCTTCTCAGCTGAACCGAGtctattcccaccagcagcaacGGTCACAGCACCACCTCCCCCTCAGATGCCTCCCTACTGGGGGGCCTGTGATACTAGCTTGTGGTCTGGTGTGGGGTACCAGGGAATAGACCCTCAAGAACCCCAAAGAGACAGGAGAGACTCCGAACCCCATCACCAGAGAACTCCAGTATTTCGCAGGCCCGGAGACTGGGATTGCCCTTGGTGTAAAGCCATGAATTTTTCACGGAGGGAAATTTGCTTCCGCTGTGGGAGGGGAATCTGGCTGCAAGGCCCTCAGTGAATTCAGAAATGTGAAATAGAAGGGAAATATATCGCAATGGGAAAGCAGTTttccgggggtggggggctgggtggggtggggggaagggggtgggagagaggtggggtgggaggtggggagtgtGGAGATGGTTGGGGGGAGACATGTTTTGATGATGCCCTTTGTATTCCAGAGCATTAGCATTCAACACCCCAGAACTGCTGCTgcttctatttgtgtgtgtgtgtgtgtctctatctctctctctccccaccctagTGTCTGGTGGACCTAGgcaccccaccctctcccctacCTAGGCCTTAGATGATTGGAACAGGAGTGGATATTTGACCCATCCTGAGCCCAACAGACTTTATCACTAGAGAATCTGAACAGAGGCAGATTCTAGTCAGGATGGTGTTGGGCAATGAATGGGTCACTTGGAGTTGGGACCAGGGTCAGAGCCATGGACACCAATGCCACAGCTGAGGCCTGGCCCTGGCTGTGGAGGAACAGAACTGTATGCTTCACAGAGCCAAGTGTCTTTTAGAGCATTCCATTATGAGGTTCCAGGGAGCAGACAGGCACAGAGGAGTTCATCCTGTGACTCCAGAGCGATGGAGAGAGTGGTGGTGCCCAGCCACTTTTTACTTCCTGCAATTGTGCTACCTGAAGATCCACTTTAcacagattcttttttctttaagctaACTTGAGTAGGTTCCTGTTCTGGGCAACCCGATTATTTCCAAGTCAGAAACTGGTACCAGAAGAGCAATTACAAACAAAAGACCATAAAGAAAATGCTGTAACTGACTAGGGAGTTGCATCAGGGTGTGGAGAGTAGAGGGGATTCTGGCATCCCAAGAGTTTCCAGGAATGAACTGGATAGGAAGCTCCTTTGTGTTCTGAGGGAGTTATATCACGAGAAACAATCAAAACAGGCCTGGGGTTAACCTCAGGTTCATGCTGACTCAAATCAACACGGCAGAGATTTGCCACCCCTAAGAGAATCCCTCAGGTCTGCGTACAGAGGATGCCGGCACTAGCCGCAGGCGAGGACTGCTGTGACTGTGCAGCCCCATGACAGAATCCACCGCAGTTTCCAGTGGGCAGAACCTGGGACAGCCTGATCTGAACAGGGAACTCGTGCCCCTGCCAAGGAGGTAAGTCAGCAACTGATAGAGCCCCAGAGGGTTTCCTGGTCTAGACCACGGGCCAAAGGGTGGTACCACCTTGAGAGATTCTCTCCCCCTACCTATCACCATGATAAATGTGGGAGGGAAGTCTGGCTACAAAGCTCTCAGTGAATTCAGCAATGTGAGCTACAACAGAAATATATCCCATGGGGAAATCAACTTCCAGAAGGAGCGATGAGGTAGGAGAGGATGGGAGTGGGTAGGGAAAGGGTTGGGTGAGAGGTTGGCCTGCTTCTTTCCCTCAAGTAACTATGAGCTGTGTTGACAGGGACTAAATGTATGGTTTAG belongs to Eulemur rufifrons isolate Redbay chromosome 30, OSU_ERuf_1, whole genome shotgun sequence and includes:
- the TEX13A gene encoding testis-expressed protein 13A, whose translation is MALKPEDPCGGFQHARVVAFVNEKMAEHVKGPEFYIENMFLSWEEVEDKLKDILEDEEMSSQAKEACAWGCLALGIRFARRREQLQGRRLQWLQDFSKLHRSAAEALASDLKELTAQREMEREDSAFRLRRAQANLAEVQKEQGVLRWKLFQAELKYHEQVKAQWAGTDRAHEEEEAAMAVAAGAAEGGREQRGVEAGATFTEAAQELNGGFLQLLGDTEENYTSGGEREGNLRSVETAMFSSSGIQEPQANTSGDLLPVQLPPSFTYTYSSPLTPFSAEPSLFPPAATVTAPPPPQMPPYWGACDTSLWSGVGYQGIDPQEPQRDRRDSEPHHQRTPVFRRPGDWDCPWCKAMNFSRREICFRCGRGIWLQGPQ